aaatgaaaaaaataaataaataaagtaaaataaaggtCAGAAACTTGCTCTTGCACACACCTGAAACCCCCTTGTCCTTACCTTGTAAACCGAACTTTGCAAATGTTACATTCATAGGGCTTCTCGCCTGTGTGGGTTCGGATGTGGCGCGGGAGCTTGCCGGCTCCTTGGATCACCTTCTCACAGATGGGGCACTTCTGGAATGCTTTCGCTCGGATCTTCTTCTCCACCTTCTGGGACCAGGACGGATAGTCGCCGCCCTCTTGGGAAGTGCTAAAATATTTCAAGTAATAATCCATAACTCCGTCATCATCCTTACGGTCCTCGTCTGccagctgctgccgccccacagaATTGATCATCTGCTGCAGGAGGGCACTGGCGGCCAGGCCATCACCTTCCCGGGCATCCACATcatcaccctcccctcccccggaaACGAAGGTGGGGGAGCCCCCGACCTCCTGCTGGTCCAGTTGAGCTGTCAATGGTGTCTCATCCTCCCCTGCTGCTGTTGGCAGTTTGCGTGCACCAAATTGTCCATTCTGGGAGGGCGGGAACAAGGGTCCCTgggccatctcctcctcctcccggtCCAGCCACATGGCGTGGTTGCTGTCAGGGTCACAGTCACTTGCCTTTGGTCTTTCATTGAGGACGGCCTGTGGGTAGAAGTCCATGCCGTTGCACTcaggctcctcttcctcctctgcgcCACGGAAGCTGAGCCTCTGAAGGTCTCTCAAGTCTTGGTTGGTCCATGGAAAGCTGCCCTGTTGGCCATTGATGGGGTTGCTCTGGAAGAACTCCAGGTACTCTTTCGCTCTGAGATGGTTCCTTTGATCAATTTGATCTACTGTATCCATCTGGTCATTTTTGGCCAGAATCTTCCTGTCCAGGAGATCCGTGCAAACATCCCTTACCGCCTGGATCTCTAGCAGCTTGGCGGCATTGAGGATTTCGCTGACGTTAGAAGTGCTGACGGTAAGGGTGGCTGTGTAGGCGAACTCCAGCAGCGCCGAGAGGGCATCTGCACTCACAAAGTCTATCTCGTACACGTTCTGCTGGTCTACCACAAGCCCTGAGGTGAAGAGCTTCTTGAAGTACTGGCTGCAAGCCGCCAAGACGGAGCGATGGGTGGGGAACTCTTGCCCATCCACCAGGATCACCACGTCGCAGAGCAGCCCATTGTTCCTCTGCTCGTTTAGGCTACTCAAGATGTCACTGCTATGGTCGGGAAAGGGAATCCCGATGGGGCCGTCCACACCACCCTCCATGCCGACACCAGAGGGCTGCAGAGAGAGAACACATAGTGTAAGTTACTGTAGCATAGTGGTCAAtggactgggctgcaaatcaggacttccctgccccaaatctcacctctgctatcTACCAGGTGACCTTGGACGAGCCATTCCAACTCATAGTCTCtagttgcaatgaaggggcagAAGAGGGTAGCTCAATGGCAAAGTGCTTGCTTTGTATGCAAGGAATCCCAGGTTGAAACTCTGGCAGCACCTGCAGGGTCATGCAAGGGCTTGTCCCCCTGCTTGTTTTGCTAATTAACCACCAAAGACGTTTGTAGTCCACAAGAACTGTTATTTCCCTACCTGCTCACTATCCCCACATTGATCATTTGAAAGGAAAAGACAACCAGCTTTCTTCTAACTTACTAAGAATTATACTTTTCTGGTCAGTTGCAGAATCTGTGCCTGCAGGCAAGTGACTTTGCAAGCAAGTGACTAGGATGCTAGACAAACACAATcactttcattttcaaaatgaGAAACATGTTTTAAagacagattttttaaaagtaggtttctagtcctcatggttgcAGTGAAGAGAGATTTTTAAGCCATCAGACAGTTTGTAGCAAAATCACCTCAGTTCTAGCCATCAGGGTCATCaatttgccccccctccccaacaaccCAGTTTTGTTTCTGCCTTCTCAGGTCATCTATCACCCAGTGCTGAACTCTACCCCACTATCGAAATTCATTCAACCACCCCAATTTTTCAGGATCAGcctttgcaaaatatttttgcacctcccacccccccaccccccactcatcAGGatgagcagtggcagcaagggacccagcagtggcatcgcatcactgccaactgctgcaGGAGGGGGTAAAATTTCAAGTCAATCAGACCCAGGGTTGGGCAGAAGGGAGGGtcatccagtggcaatgctccacttgCTGCACTCTCTTCAcgacaccttggcatggaagattccatgctagagagctacagagcaaggtgctggctgcagctatGGACACTCCACTTGCTGCCCCAGTGCGGGGCCCAAGTTGGCCAAATGGGTCAAATTGCCCCAAGGCTGGCCCTGGTCTTGAGCCATCACCAGGCTTCAGAAATCCCTAGTAGCCACTGAACAGAACAAAACCAAATATTGTGAACAGAAATGCAAGATTCATCACATACAGCCAATGCAACTAGTAAATACCTCTGAAGACAACTAAGAtaggaagggggagggatcagGCAGCCCACACAGCTCACTTTCCCAcaggtctcttttctaggccccTACAACCAGTCCTCTGAACGCTCTGTACTAAACACACACTCTCTAAAATTTCCTGTATTCTAAATAGATCACTAAAAATTAGCACATATACAGTTATTTTGCATGATTTACTCCAGTCCGCTAGCTGCAGGGTAAAAAGCAAGAGCGATGAGTCCATCCTGACATAAGAAATTTCATGCAGTGTTTTATACTTTCAGACATGACTCTGGAAGTACGAGGGCTCGAAACTTggtatgcacattttaaaaatgaaagctctcacagcacaatccactgtgttgaatgggacttactcccaggcaagtgggcAGAGGATTGCAGGCTCAGTCATGTAGCACACTATAATCAAATTGCACTGTGTAATCAGGCACACAAACCTCACACTTCCCAcctctctgcctttctccccatgaCCTGCCAGAAACCTTCTTTTAAGTTCTTCTTAAACAGCTTCTTACACATGCACATTTCACTTCTGTGGAAGTAATTTGGGCTTCATTAGCACCCAGCCTACTACCTGCTACAGATATATAATGACCAAGCAATACACAGACAGGAAAGACTGGCTCCCCAACCACCTCACACTTacacagaaacaaaacaggaggAAATTCAGGTTTGCCCAACCACACAGCTTGTGGAACACCATGATGGGATGCTATGAACACCAACAATACATGTAAAGCAGGGAAATTCCTGGAAGAAAACTCCATTGTTGAGACTTATGGAATCCTCTCCTAAGTGACCCTTCAAGCAAACCATGCTGCCAGTCCTCATGTCCATCTTTCTTATTATTAAGGGAAAGTGCATGGGCAGGATGCCCATCTGAAATAATAAAAGATCTGTGATCTGGTTAAATGATGCAAATAAGCCTCTCTGCAGAGTTCTTCTTGCTTAGTACAATTTATTCTGCAATTTTGCAACATATACTGTGGTTTTGCCAGTCAAAACTCAACAAGGCACTAACGCTCACCCCTAAGACTTCTGAGAAACAAGCAAGCATCTCTTCAAACACAATGCCATTTCCCTGGAATACCTGAAAGAGAAAATGCTGGTTCTACGACTCTCCTATCCTCCTAGGCAGAAGAGCTAGAATGTCCTTTGCTTGggcaaaggaaacaaaaaagcaTCTTCTTGCATTTTAATAAGATGCAATAAATTAAATGAGGCATGAGCACACACATTTGTAAAAAGAGGTAAAATGTACCCCATCTGCAGCTAGAAGGGTTATATCAGGACCTTGACGGGGCAAATCTCTGCCAGAATTCCTGAAGTCAGGAACTGAAAGCTGAAGCCTGCTTTACAGCAGACAGAAACTCCTACTCTAATAAACTGGCAAGAGCAGAAGGACAAAACCCTAGCATTTTGGCCAATCTAGGTATCTCCACACTGCCCACCCATCACAAGGGCCAACATTTTCCTGCCTCAAGTGGGCTATAAGGCTtcagcacacagacacacagacaagtctgaggccactgacacagcacactgtccccacatatgcagacttgagtctgtctgtgttttggtgtgcttgcttactttgttCATGGTGGGAAAGACCTAgtgaggccatcattcagacagggcgagcagcagggaagttccagccaggaggcagggaagggttaatgttttgctttagcATTGAGTGTGGTGGGGAGGTTAGGGTggactctcttttctttttctgaaggaactgatgatcattgaacaaaggatgggcagtctgatttttttttttttttttggataagGCAGGATggaaggaagagcccaagggggttcttgccttagaatttggctggagaagcccagggagggggatgagcaggcagttcatagtgatcatgctttctaaccacatggctcctttgggctccactgttacttgggaggaggaaatcTCATTGAACAATAGaggcaaatgggactacttctaacTAGAGCTGCAAACGTTTGAgtcatactggtaaacctcccagctgctgcacgttACTCTCTTCCATCTTGCTGCTTCTATCCCACTCTGACACAgtccatcccatcccctcccgccttgtttacacaTGGGATTGGGACATCAGGGGGGTTTTTAAGGAgatctcaaacacacacacactggcagcagctcagtTTTTTTCCGCAGAGCCACACCtgacgtgtatcaaaaagactcatgactcaagtcttttcaagttgtgaaaatgctctgggtgactcggaaagtacatccattaggactcgttttcaagttgagttgcggGGCACAGAGACTCATGAcccgacttgagtcaagctgcgtTGGACTTGCCCATCTCTGTAAATTTCTGTCTTGCCTTTCATTCTCTCAGGATCCATGCACAGGGAGGAGTTCCCATTCTGATTCACACTGCAACCCTCAAAGGAAGCTAaactgaggggggaaaagggggaacTGGCCCAATCTTACCCAATGAGATTTTACCACAGGTCTCTCTACTGACTCAAGGCTTGAATTTAAACAAaccaaaataaaaatcaatatttttatgctttttacaAAGTTTGTCTCAGTTGCCTGTGGGCTTTGACACTGCATGGAGAAGAGGAGTGGGAGGGGAGACTTTGGAAAAAAGAGCAAGTCCCTGGAAGGGTAAGCCCATGTGATCTTAGTGGAGactcggggtgggggggaacaaCATCACGCTGTGGGAAAAAATGGCTGGATCATGGGACTTTGTGGAGTAGGGCTGTACTTGGCAACTGGCATGTCATCAGCACAAGGGGTCTCTTGTATCATGTACTCAGAGAATGCACGGTCACTCAAGAAGGCACATACATTAAAGCACCTTCCCCCTTTAGCTATCCGCTCCAGCACCCGAGTCTGCAAGCAGAAGGTCAGGTTAAAGTCCTTCCAGAATGCCCAACCACAGTATGGCTCCTTTCAAAAACTGACCAAAAGGGTATCCTTTGTTTCCACCAGTTTATCTAACCCATTTAATTGTGGCAGCATTGATAATTATAACATCATAGGAGCTCCCAGGAGAGAATAGAAACAAGCAGAACAGTCCTTGCAAGTATTTAGGTGGAGGGGTTAGGAGTGAGCTTTGGAAAGGCTTAATATCTTGCCTCCCCTGTAAACATACTCCAAGACCTTaaggcagtggtccccaaactttttcaactggcagctcccttgacctactgggccattggccgcggTTCCCTattagggctaaaatcctatataTTGCAAGGATtgtttgcaaggattctgcagctcctgcgggagccacagctcacagtttgggaaccactgccttaagggatTTCTCAGACTTTTTCATGCACTATAGGAATTAATATTGGCTTACCTTACCAGGCTGTCATATGGATTGCTGAGAAAATGCACGCAATGTACTTTGTATGCTCACAAGGCATGATGCAAATGCAGGTTAGCCAcgtaaactgctttctgaacatTCAGTTGAAAAATGTTGTCGTCATTATTATTTAGTAgttcatcatcattatcatcatagTGCTCTCTACAATCCCTGCATTGACAGGGTAAGCAAATGGACAGATATGCAGGGTGGGCAGTAAAACAGAGGCTGGCCCATAGCCACCTAGTTGGGTTGTGACTGAACAGGGACTTGACCTCCCTGATTTAAGCACTATCCATTACTACACCTCCTCTTCATTGTGCTCACAACACTGCACAAACTGCACTCCTTGCCTGGCGATGCCAAGCCAACCAAACAAATGATTTTCAGACAAGCATTGTGGAAGAACAGTTTCGGCAATGCTGGCAAGAAAGTCCAACCCCATTTGTTTCGAGGGCCTTtaccacctccaccccaccctggaGAAACAGGGCTTCTTTGCCTCCTACAAATAACTTTGTCCCAAATTGTGGATTTCACAACCGCAACTACATCCGCTTGTATTTCAAGAGGGCTGTTCCAGGTCCCCCACCCGCCTCCTCCAGCTCCACACGTCCACAGCCCCGAGACAGAAAGCCCATTTGGAGCACGTAGTTCTCTGcaaaaggaaaggcaggcctgaGCAAGTTTCTCTCGGCTCAGGGTCCCTCCCCAGGCTCTGCAGAGACCTTTAGAAGTgcagtaaatgggggggggggagtcaagagCTGCaatacaaaagaaaaacagagtcctctctctctctctctctctctcatatgtatttttttttaggcGAGTGGGAGTCTGCCAGTTTGACAGAGGCTACTCTATCAGACTCTGGTTCACTCATTGAAATTCAAGCACCTTCTTCCACCCAAAAATGTGCTGCTGGATGGTTTCAGTGCTCTCAGATTATGCGGTCTGCAAAACCTAGGCACCCTCTCCCAGGTTCAAGGCACAGGCGCTTACCAAGAGTTATGACTCCACAAAGAAGGTAGGGGAAGTAGGTGAGGCACCGGGAGTGTAAACAGGGATTAGCCCTTGATATGGCAGCAGGGACTGTCCCACAACGTATCAAGGAAGATTTATTGATAACATCTCAAAAGAAAGCCAAAAATCCACAATTATGTGTTGCTTTTCTCACCAAAAAGTGACCCAAGGTGGCCTACAATCAAAACAAAAACtcacaaaaagcaaaacaaatcataAGAACAATTCAActaacagggcccaatcctatccaactttccactgccgatgcagctgcctttaccatgaggaggcctctgtgaactgCTTCCCCACTAAAGGATGCAGCGCGCAcaccactggcatggctgtatccgtgctggaaaattgtatagaattgggtcctaacaGGCAGCAGAAAGTTGAGCCACAATCCACAACCGAAAGAACCCCAACTATACCACCTAATCAACAGTCAGGCATTGCCCTCCCTCAAAAGCAGAACAAGACACACAGAGTTTTCACACAGCTCTCAAATGAATGCAGGAGTCAACCAGGTCTCTGTAGGGAATGCATTCCACAGAGCTGGCACcatcaccaaaaaggccctgctcaAAGGCCCCACATGCGCCCGAGAGCACCAGCACCCAGAGCAAGGCTgcaaacaacaacagtatttatatactgcctttcttgtcattggattgctcctccgactttattcaaggtgatttacataggcaggctttactaaatccccatagggactTTCACAATTACTAAGCTGTATTTTCCAAGAACGCCCTCATTCCAGGTGGAGTCCTTCACACAAATGGTGAATGTAGAGTATGGGAATGCACATATGGGTGAAGGCAGTCCTTAAAAGGGATCCACAATGCAAACTATTCAGTGCTTCATCAGTGTCTTGAAATGAGTCTGAAAGCTCACCGATAACCACAGTAGCTCTCATCATGTTGGGTAGATGTGCTCCCaactggcagccccccccccaggttaaaAAGCCCAGCTGTCTCATTTCGCATTGACTGAAGTTTCCAAACATTCTTTGTGGGCAGCCCTTGTAGACAATATTGCAGTGATTGAACCAGAGCATGAACAATTGTAACTTGATCAGGCCTCTCTAGAAAAAGCTGCAATTGGCACAGCAGATTTGCAAACTCAAACCTCCAAAATGTGATTAAAAATGCTCCTTTTCACCGATGCCATTTGGGCCTCCAGGAGAAGCTCTGACATGGAGTGTTCAGAGGGCTTTGCATACTTTTTTCTGCCTTCTCTACAACAACCCTGTACTTCAGGCCAGGATTATTATCTCCATTTTGTGGGTGAGAAGGGACTGAGGTGGAGAGAAGAGCGCTTGCTCAGGAACCAAGCAAGGTCATCATGGCCaaggcaggatttgaacctgatttCACAGCTTGGGCTCTTAAACCACAACACTAACCAAGCTCCTTGGAGACCAAGCAGGAGGCTACCGACAAGCCTATGTGGTGTGACCTGGGGTCCAAGGAGGCCTTGCATTGGACTCAGCCTGCAGCCAGCTTCCACAACATTTTGACAGAAAAAAGGCACCACTTTTGGCCTACTGGCTTTTGAACCAGACTGTAGTCAGCCATTTGTAAGTTAAGATATATTCAAACACCAGGAAAGACCTTGAAAGGACACATATTCGGATAATTGTAGGATCAGCATTGGGAGACATCAAAATAAGCCATGTGATTCAGACTTCTGCCTTTCTGTACTCAAGGACCCACTTTTAACCCCTAAgacactatggctgcaatcctaacctcactttcatgggagtaagtccattgaacacaataggacttacttttgagtagacctgcttagaattgtgccctataCCTACTTAATTTATTCTTTCACCTGCATAGAACCATtcatgtacatggtgctttacacagaatgaggggacaagtccctgccccaaggtgctTACAGCCTAGATCTTGACACTAGATAGGCAGAAGCTAAAAGAAAGGGAGATAGAAACAGGGAAAGCATATGCAATTGTTTCAGTCATACATACTTAGCTGAGTTATAGCAGGGAATGAGGACCAAGGCACACAGACTCACAGAGCTGGAAGACAAGACCTATAAGATCATTGAGATCAATCCCTGTCACTGCAGGCTCTCCACAACTTCAGgatcctctaaggcagtgattttcaaccttttttaccTTGCGGTACAccagcaaggcactaaaatggtcaaggcacaccatcagctgttaaataattgacaaggcacactgtgctgtcaatgggggctcacccccccaatggtcctattgatgaatgaccctctcccaaattcctgcggcacacctggggaccatttgcggcacaccagtgtgacacggcacagtggttgaaaatggctgctctaaggcttcacagaaaagggAGGTTTTAAGAAGGGAGttgaagggaaaggggaagcaGCACACTGGAATTCCCAGACTCAGACCCAAACATAAGAGAACATTTTCAGAAACAAAGGATGACAGACAAGAAAGTCCAACTTTAAATGACACCCTGAGTTCTATTTATTTCTTATTCAGAACATCTTCCAGGTCAAAAAAACCATTACCAAATACCAGGGATGGAAAGTCGAGTCAGGTGGCTCAAGTCACTGACTGTTGTATACTGGAGTCACGaatgtggaagactcagcaaaacactagCATCAAGGGCCCTTGACTCAGTActtggtccccatgcatgcaggctctagtctgtctgtgtctgggtgtacttgcttactgtttttggggcatgaaaaacctcacggagccatcattcagactgagtgagcagcagggaagttccagtcaacaggcagggaaggaagggttaatgtttgcttttgcatccaagggggggggagaggggaggctggagcagggtctcttgcccatctctgaaggaactgatgatggAGGAGGgacagtctgatttgtttctttggatgagggagggcaggtctgcatccctgtcattaagcagtgCACGACTGTACATAAGGCGCATGCTGCTAGTGTTCAAAGAGCTTCACAATTATGTTGCAATCATTATCACCACCCTGTTAAGATAAATAatattattcccatattacaggtgggaaagactgaggctgagaggaagtagCTTGCCTATGATCACCTAATGAGCCCAAGGCAGAGGCAAAATTTGAACTGAGGAGCTTCTCAGTTGGTTAGCCACTGTGCTACATCAACTCTCAAAGACAGGTTCTGCTCTGCTTGTAGCCAAGCAAGCAGAATGTAGCCTTCTAGCTATGCAGGTTATCACAAGGGACCCTCGGATTTTGCTGAGCACTTGTAAATTTTTCTGACAAAAAGGGAGGGGAGCTACACCGGCCACCATAAACAGGACCATACGGAATGGAATTTGGCAATGCTGTGAGCAATGTTTGGAAAAATGGGTGACTTTTTCAGTCAAaagaggtaagtttgggaaccgctggactATGACcaaagaaggaagaaagaagatTTGCAAAAGTTTGCCTTATTGTTAAGGATGCAAACCTACTAAAAAACCTAATTGATTGGGTAGTGTATTATTTTCAAAAATACACAA
The DNA window shown above is from Tiliqua scincoides isolate rTilSci1 chromosome 8, rTilSci1.hap2, whole genome shotgun sequence and carries:
- the ZBTB7A gene encoding zinc finger and BTB domain-containing protein 7A; the protein is MEGGVDGPIGIPFPDHSSDILSSLNEQRNNGLLCDVVILVDGQEFPTHRSVLAACSQYFKKLFTSGLVVDQQNVYEIDFVSADALSALLEFAYTATLTVSTSNVSEILNAAKLLEIQAVRDVCTDLLDRKILAKNDQMDTVDQIDQRNHLRAKEYLEFFQSNPINGQQGSFPWTNQDLRDLQRLSFRGAEEEEEPECNGMDFYPQAVLNERPKASDCDPDSNHAMWLDREEEEMAQGPLFPPSQNGQFGARKLPTAAGEDETPLTAQLDQQEVGGSPTFVSGGGEGDDVDAREGDGLAASALLQQMINSVGRQQLADEDRKDDDGVMDYYLKYFSTSQEGGDYPSWSQKVEKKIRAKAFQKCPICEKVIQGAGKLPRHIRTHTGEKPYECNICKVRFTRQDKLKVHMRKHTGEKPYLCQQCGAAFAHNYDLKNHMRVHTGLRPYQCDSCFKTFVRSDHLHRHLKKDGCNGIPSRRGRKPRVRDVGGVSTPTANPDDGSFAGGEEAQETQDTATPQDGPEQHFEDSSNAKAASGSLNVAGGSSEGNTQELS